The Euwallacea fornicatus isolate EFF26 chromosome 3, ASM4011564v1, whole genome shotgun sequence genome has a segment encoding these proteins:
- the dome gene encoding cytokine receptor isoform X1 — translation MAYLKTLLLLVLHYNSFSSAEVFRECLRGLNTCGYTYPEGDITLKWGQDLNITCVLNSKGISQYGPNASDLMRFMVGDHVAPSEKINGSAIRLTIMNHTPTKMMQYFCMVNESLVCTNIVAVGTPPQEVTNFSCMGQNLETFTCSFIAPDNYIHTDYKMDYYVPSAIRYKDKSKHKHEVTTPISSEKAYYCPKNLTAVEKSENVFEYSCTWGLSTIPQYRHSQEFLTFRLNYSNTFGNKTSEFTVNQYQRVRANSPENLTGMTSSPHSIKLKWAIPLYIQTFPKHLTLRVSWWIEEFKNWTTVYFNTTKQYTIYEYTLTNLPYAHCLYDIRVAIKVTPAIDEDMWSQNSSINLWTQPKAPDRPPSTTAGLFELLPGTGNRRIFWQNIHNYEENGNNFSHYIEIQGHPDIRPIKIQNNFAEFTALPDENYTFNIWSQNNVSRSAEASSVFFPAQKYMLKPLATLVKIDKGSGEYGVEWSESNDPRLTHYTLFWCSAQNEWPHPCDGVLSWKEIPRDVKNTSLKLPTYNMQKNQSINIYQFAISANAIDTSSGMLWAHCTILPGAGVKLSQTYVKKVESRSIVLQWKFECIKLRDTLSFNVSYCRIAALQPQVCQPNTEEYRLFNNTDNKFGISEGELVITGLKPYSTYKTAIKPIINDANSQFGEPMFNNTAEDIPTEPQNLQITNITDKQMTIKWEKPLEENGHLRYYKIYMNGVKQLTIDAIKDKQVYVETVAVRPRTTYNISVCVYTIACSNFSTVFATSDIGIPGGSYKPSFNWERNDIVIVKWDKPDEAYGKIDFYQVEVGLKNQVNTSTVNATEPLHRIEICKVDKSQNVYIKVRGVNIKNNQFLYGPWSVTTHIPCTVSSSSLTWIIPLVVMTTGFLLALIWYFSKNTCNKVVGMQNCPVKLPTDMDHVIDTETKEKNMDETLPGEPLLPEKQPKGGTQNKDTQRNPSGESSGCCSGTESISSGESAGHLSISDSGTDQPRSPSLPESEANIRQRLKKPDYVTETLMPWSSNPRPEGYSVVGLRNPPIQSESEADYLPLSDVSSVSSFLPVMQPQALKPTTPGYVPCLSQEPAAKNTAYVVAGEPTPARLPPMLSFKEDDSKEPSLESPKSLITWEQDTLVEMPARNYVVVGDSKPLNTDIAAQNTPSKGYVSHLTFDTAKSLKED, via the exons atgGCTTACCTAAAGACGTTACTATTGTTGGTGCTTCACTATAACAGTTTTTCTAGTGCAGAAGTTTTTCGTGAATGTTTGAGGGGTCTAAATACATGTGGAT acaCATATCCCGAAGGAGATATAACATTAAAATGGGGACAAGATCTGAACATTACATGCGTGTTAAACAGTAAAGGAATATCTCAATATGGACCAAATGCCTCGGATTTAATGAGATTCATGGTTGGCGACCATGTCGCTCCG tcggAGAAAATAAATGGAAGTGCAATAAGACTTACAATAATGAATCATACGCCAACAAAAATGATGCAGTATTTCTGTATGGTGAATGAGAGCCTTGTATGTACCAATATAGTGGCCGTAGGCA CTCCACCACAGGAAGTTACAAATTTTAGCTGCATGGGCCAAAACTTGGAAACTTTTACATGCAGTTTTATAGCTCCGGATAACTACATTCACACTGATTACAAAATGGATTATTACGTTCCTAGTGCTATAAGGTATAAAGATAAATCAAAACATAAGCACGAAGTTACCACTCCTATTAGCAGCga GAAAGCCTACTATTGCCCTAAAAATTTAACAGCAGTTGAGAAAAgtgaaaatgttttcgaaTATTCTTGCACTTGGGGCCTTAGCACGATTCCTCAGTATCGTCATTCACAGGAATTTCTAACCTTTAGACTAAATTACAGTAACacgtttggaaataaaacttcTGAGTTTACTGTGAATCAATACCAACGCG TTCGTGCAAATTCACCTGAAAATTTAACAGGTATGACATCTTCTCCACATTCAATTAAACTAAAATGGGCTATTCCATTATATATCCAGACTTTCCCAAAACATCTTACTCTAAGAGTGAGTTGGTGGATTGAAGAATTCAAGAACTGGACTacagtttattttaataccACGAAACAGTACACCATTTATGAATACACTCTGACTAATTTACCCTATGCTCACTGTTTGTATGATATACGTGTAGCTATAAAAGTAACCCCGGCAATAGATGAAGATATGTGGTCGCAAAACTCGTCTATTAACTTGTGGACTCAACCTAAGGCACCTGATCGTCCTCCATCAACTACTGCTGGATTATTCGAGTTGTTGCCAGGCACTGGAAACAGGCGaatattttggcaaaatatccATAACTATGAGGAAAATGGAAACAACTTTTCGCATTATATTGAAATCCAGGGTCATCCAGATATTAGACCtatcaaaattcaaaacaattttgctgaatttaCAGCTTTGCCGGATGAGAATTatacttttaatatttggtcTCAGAATAACGTGTCAAGATCTGCTGAAGCTTCTAGTGTTTTCTTTCCAGCGCAGAAGTATA TGCTAAAGCCGCTGGCAACATTGGTAAAAATCGATAAAGGGAGTGGTGAATATGGTGTGGAATGGAGCGAGAGCAATGATCCTCGACTTACGCATTACACTTTGTTTTGGTGCTCGGCACAGAACGAGTGGCCTCATCCCTGCGAT gGAGTATTAAGTTGGAAGGAAATTCCACGAGATGTTAAGAATACAAGTTTGAAACTACCCACATACaacatgcaaaaaaatcaatcaataaaCATCTACCAATTCGCTATATCCGCAAATGCTATCGATACAAGTAGCGGTATGTTGTGGGCTCATTGCACGATATTGCCAGGCGCTGGAGTGAAGTTGAGTCAAACATATGTGAAGAAGGTTGAATCCCGGTCTATAGTTCTGCAATGGAAATTCGAATGCATCAAGTTGAGAGATACCCTTAGTTTCAACGTTAGCTATTGCAGGATCGCCGCACTTCAACCACAAGTGTGTCAGCCAAATACTGAGGAATACCGTTTATTCAATAACACAGATAATAAGTTTGGAATAAGTGAAGGAGAGCTTGTAATAACTGGTTTAAAACCCTATTCCAC GTATAAAACTGCAATCAAGCCCATAATTAATGATGCAAATAGTCAGTTTGGTGAACCGATGTTCAACAATACCGCTGAAGACATCCCTACCGAACCACAAAATTTGCAGATAACCAATATAACTGATAAACAAATGACAATTAAATGGGAGAAGCCTTTGGAAGAAAATGGTCATTTAAGATACTACAAAATATATATGAACGGCGTTAAACAACTAACAATAGATGCAATCAAAGACAAACAAGTTTATGTAGAGACTGTCGCTGTACGACCTAGAACCACATACAATATTTCTGTATGTGTTTATACCATAGCTTGCTCCAACTTCAGCACCGTATTTGCAACGTCAGATATTGGCA TTCCTGGAGGATCATATAAACCGAGTTTCAACTGGGAACGAAATGACATTGTGATTGTTAAATGGGACAAACCTGATGAAGCGTAtggaaaaatagatttttaccAAGTGGAAGTAGGTCTGAAAAATCAAGTTAACACTTCCACTGTGAATGCTACAG AACCATTGCAtcgaattgaaatttgtaaagttGACAAATCGCAAAATGTCTATATAAAAGTGAGAGGagtgaatattaaaaataaccagTTCCTATACGGTCCATGGAGCGTAACAACTCATATTCCTTGCACGGTGTCCTCTTCCTCTCTCACATGGATTATCCCTTTGGTTGTAATGACGACTGGGTTTTTATTAGCGCTAATTTGGTATTTCTCTAAAAA taCATGTAATAAAGTTGTTGGAATGCAAAATTGTCCAGTTAAACTTCCTACCGATATGGATCATGTAATTGACACCGAAACAAAAGAGAAGAATATGGATGAAACCTTACCCGGCGAACCTTTATTACCTGAGAAACAGCCTAAAGGgggaacacaaaataaagaTACCCAGAGGAACCCAAGTGGTGAAAGCAGCGGATGTTGTTCAGGAACTGAGAGTATTTCTTCAGGAGAATCTGCAGGACACTTGTCTATTTCCGATTCAGGTACAGATCAGCCAAGATCTCCGTCTTTGCCCGAGTCAGAAGCCAACATAAGACAAAGGTTAAAGAAGCCAG attACGTAACAGAAACATTAATGCCCTGGTCTTCAAACCCGCGTCCAGAGGGGTACAGCGTTGTAGGTCTTAGAAATCCGCCTATTCAATCTGAAAGTGAGGCAGATTATCTTCCTTTGTCGGATGTATCATCAGTGAGCTCATTCCTGCCTGTTATGCAGCCTCAAGCACTGAAGCCTACTACGCCAGGCTATGTTCCCTGTCTTTCCCAGGAGCCGGCTGCAAAGAATACTGCTTATGTCGTAGCAGGGGAACCCACACCAGCGAGGCTACCTCCGATGCTCAGTTTTAAGGAGGACGATTCTAAGGAGCCTTCCCTCGAGAGTCCTAAATCGTTGATTACGTGGGAGCAGGACACACTTGTTGAAATGCCCGCAAGAAATTACGTAGTGGTAGGAGATTCTAAGCCGTTAAACACTGATATTGCCGCTCAGAATACGCCCAGTAAAGGCTATGTTTCTCATTTGACGTTTGACACCGCTAAGTCGCTAAAAGAAGACTGA
- the dome gene encoding cytokine receptor isoform X2, giving the protein MAYLKTLLLLVLHYNSFSSAEVFRECLRGLNTCGYTYPEGDITLKWGQDLNITCVLNSKGISQYGPNASDLMRFMVGDHVAPSEKINGSAIRLTIMNHTPTKMMQYFCMVNESLVCTNIVAVGTPPQEVTNFSCMGQNLETFTCSFIAPDNYIHTDYKMDYYVPSAIRKAYYCPKNLTAVEKSENVFEYSCTWGLSTIPQYRHSQEFLTFRLNYSNTFGNKTSEFTVNQYQRVRANSPENLTGMTSSPHSIKLKWAIPLYIQTFPKHLTLRVSWWIEEFKNWTTVYFNTTKQYTIYEYTLTNLPYAHCLYDIRVAIKVTPAIDEDMWSQNSSINLWTQPKAPDRPPSTTAGLFELLPGTGNRRIFWQNIHNYEENGNNFSHYIEIQGHPDIRPIKIQNNFAEFTALPDENYTFNIWSQNNVSRSAEASSVFFPAQKYMLKPLATLVKIDKGSGEYGVEWSESNDPRLTHYTLFWCSAQNEWPHPCDGVLSWKEIPRDVKNTSLKLPTYNMQKNQSINIYQFAISANAIDTSSGMLWAHCTILPGAGVKLSQTYVKKVESRSIVLQWKFECIKLRDTLSFNVSYCRIAALQPQVCQPNTEEYRLFNNTDNKFGISEGELVITGLKPYSTYKTAIKPIINDANSQFGEPMFNNTAEDIPTEPQNLQITNITDKQMTIKWEKPLEENGHLRYYKIYMNGVKQLTIDAIKDKQVYVETVAVRPRTTYNISVCVYTIACSNFSTVFATSDIGIPGGSYKPSFNWERNDIVIVKWDKPDEAYGKIDFYQVEVGLKNQVNTSTVNATEPLHRIEICKVDKSQNVYIKVRGVNIKNNQFLYGPWSVTTHIPCTVSSSSLTWIIPLVVMTTGFLLALIWYFSKNTCNKVVGMQNCPVKLPTDMDHVIDTETKEKNMDETLPGEPLLPEKQPKGGTQNKDTQRNPSGESSGCCSGTESISSGESAGHLSISDSGTDQPRSPSLPESEANIRQRLKKPDYVTETLMPWSSNPRPEGYSVVGLRNPPIQSESEADYLPLSDVSSVSSFLPVMQPQALKPTTPGYVPCLSQEPAAKNTAYVVAGEPTPARLPPMLSFKEDDSKEPSLESPKSLITWEQDTLVEMPARNYVVVGDSKPLNTDIAAQNTPSKGYVSHLTFDTAKSLKED; this is encoded by the exons atgGCTTACCTAAAGACGTTACTATTGTTGGTGCTTCACTATAACAGTTTTTCTAGTGCAGAAGTTTTTCGTGAATGTTTGAGGGGTCTAAATACATGTGGAT acaCATATCCCGAAGGAGATATAACATTAAAATGGGGACAAGATCTGAACATTACATGCGTGTTAAACAGTAAAGGAATATCTCAATATGGACCAAATGCCTCGGATTTAATGAGATTCATGGTTGGCGACCATGTCGCTCCG tcggAGAAAATAAATGGAAGTGCAATAAGACTTACAATAATGAATCATACGCCAACAAAAATGATGCAGTATTTCTGTATGGTGAATGAGAGCCTTGTATGTACCAATATAGTGGCCGTAGGCA CTCCACCACAGGAAGTTACAAATTTTAGCTGCATGGGCCAAAACTTGGAAACTTTTACATGCAGTTTTATAGCTCCGGATAACTACATTCACACTGATTACAAAATGGATTATTACGTTCCTAGTGCTATAAG GAAAGCCTACTATTGCCCTAAAAATTTAACAGCAGTTGAGAAAAgtgaaaatgttttcgaaTATTCTTGCACTTGGGGCCTTAGCACGATTCCTCAGTATCGTCATTCACAGGAATTTCTAACCTTTAGACTAAATTACAGTAACacgtttggaaataaaacttcTGAGTTTACTGTGAATCAATACCAACGCG TTCGTGCAAATTCACCTGAAAATTTAACAGGTATGACATCTTCTCCACATTCAATTAAACTAAAATGGGCTATTCCATTATATATCCAGACTTTCCCAAAACATCTTACTCTAAGAGTGAGTTGGTGGATTGAAGAATTCAAGAACTGGACTacagtttattttaataccACGAAACAGTACACCATTTATGAATACACTCTGACTAATTTACCCTATGCTCACTGTTTGTATGATATACGTGTAGCTATAAAAGTAACCCCGGCAATAGATGAAGATATGTGGTCGCAAAACTCGTCTATTAACTTGTGGACTCAACCTAAGGCACCTGATCGTCCTCCATCAACTACTGCTGGATTATTCGAGTTGTTGCCAGGCACTGGAAACAGGCGaatattttggcaaaatatccATAACTATGAGGAAAATGGAAACAACTTTTCGCATTATATTGAAATCCAGGGTCATCCAGATATTAGACCtatcaaaattcaaaacaattttgctgaatttaCAGCTTTGCCGGATGAGAATTatacttttaatatttggtcTCAGAATAACGTGTCAAGATCTGCTGAAGCTTCTAGTGTTTTCTTTCCAGCGCAGAAGTATA TGCTAAAGCCGCTGGCAACATTGGTAAAAATCGATAAAGGGAGTGGTGAATATGGTGTGGAATGGAGCGAGAGCAATGATCCTCGACTTACGCATTACACTTTGTTTTGGTGCTCGGCACAGAACGAGTGGCCTCATCCCTGCGAT gGAGTATTAAGTTGGAAGGAAATTCCACGAGATGTTAAGAATACAAGTTTGAAACTACCCACATACaacatgcaaaaaaatcaatcaataaaCATCTACCAATTCGCTATATCCGCAAATGCTATCGATACAAGTAGCGGTATGTTGTGGGCTCATTGCACGATATTGCCAGGCGCTGGAGTGAAGTTGAGTCAAACATATGTGAAGAAGGTTGAATCCCGGTCTATAGTTCTGCAATGGAAATTCGAATGCATCAAGTTGAGAGATACCCTTAGTTTCAACGTTAGCTATTGCAGGATCGCCGCACTTCAACCACAAGTGTGTCAGCCAAATACTGAGGAATACCGTTTATTCAATAACACAGATAATAAGTTTGGAATAAGTGAAGGAGAGCTTGTAATAACTGGTTTAAAACCCTATTCCAC GTATAAAACTGCAATCAAGCCCATAATTAATGATGCAAATAGTCAGTTTGGTGAACCGATGTTCAACAATACCGCTGAAGACATCCCTACCGAACCACAAAATTTGCAGATAACCAATATAACTGATAAACAAATGACAATTAAATGGGAGAAGCCTTTGGAAGAAAATGGTCATTTAAGATACTACAAAATATATATGAACGGCGTTAAACAACTAACAATAGATGCAATCAAAGACAAACAAGTTTATGTAGAGACTGTCGCTGTACGACCTAGAACCACATACAATATTTCTGTATGTGTTTATACCATAGCTTGCTCCAACTTCAGCACCGTATTTGCAACGTCAGATATTGGCA TTCCTGGAGGATCATATAAACCGAGTTTCAACTGGGAACGAAATGACATTGTGATTGTTAAATGGGACAAACCTGATGAAGCGTAtggaaaaatagatttttaccAAGTGGAAGTAGGTCTGAAAAATCAAGTTAACACTTCCACTGTGAATGCTACAG AACCATTGCAtcgaattgaaatttgtaaagttGACAAATCGCAAAATGTCTATATAAAAGTGAGAGGagtgaatattaaaaataaccagTTCCTATACGGTCCATGGAGCGTAACAACTCATATTCCTTGCACGGTGTCCTCTTCCTCTCTCACATGGATTATCCCTTTGGTTGTAATGACGACTGGGTTTTTATTAGCGCTAATTTGGTATTTCTCTAAAAA taCATGTAATAAAGTTGTTGGAATGCAAAATTGTCCAGTTAAACTTCCTACCGATATGGATCATGTAATTGACACCGAAACAAAAGAGAAGAATATGGATGAAACCTTACCCGGCGAACCTTTATTACCTGAGAAACAGCCTAAAGGgggaacacaaaataaagaTACCCAGAGGAACCCAAGTGGTGAAAGCAGCGGATGTTGTTCAGGAACTGAGAGTATTTCTTCAGGAGAATCTGCAGGACACTTGTCTATTTCCGATTCAGGTACAGATCAGCCAAGATCTCCGTCTTTGCCCGAGTCAGAAGCCAACATAAGACAAAGGTTAAAGAAGCCAG attACGTAACAGAAACATTAATGCCCTGGTCTTCAAACCCGCGTCCAGAGGGGTACAGCGTTGTAGGTCTTAGAAATCCGCCTATTCAATCTGAAAGTGAGGCAGATTATCTTCCTTTGTCGGATGTATCATCAGTGAGCTCATTCCTGCCTGTTATGCAGCCTCAAGCACTGAAGCCTACTACGCCAGGCTATGTTCCCTGTCTTTCCCAGGAGCCGGCTGCAAAGAATACTGCTTATGTCGTAGCAGGGGAACCCACACCAGCGAGGCTACCTCCGATGCTCAGTTTTAAGGAGGACGATTCTAAGGAGCCTTCCCTCGAGAGTCCTAAATCGTTGATTACGTGGGAGCAGGACACACTTGTTGAAATGCCCGCAAGAAATTACGTAGTGGTAGGAGATTCTAAGCCGTTAAACACTGATATTGCCGCTCAGAATACGCCCAGTAAAGGCTATGTTTCTCATTTGACGTTTGACACCGCTAAGTCGCTAAAAGAAGACTGA